ATTGTCTGGCCAACCCCTTTCAGGCCTTGTGGTTCTTTGACTCAGGACCAATTTCACACTGTATTTGTTGGAAAGCTTTTGTTTGATATCTCCTTGTCATTATTTCTGCCTGGGATAGGGGCGTATGGAAAATCTGAACTTCTCTGAGATGAAGGACTGTGACTCAGAGTTGACCTGGGAGCCTGACCTTCTACCAGACTGCCTTCACCTTCAGCCTCGGGCTGTGTATCTTCTCACAGGAGTCAGGGCCAAGCCCTTCAGTCTGGCCAGTGCCCAGGATGTGTCCTTCAGGGGCCCTGCTTCTGAGGGAAAGATACCTCCTCTTAAGCTTACTTTCAATTTCCCAACTCCTACAGACGACATTTTGGAGAATCCAGACAAGAGAGTGCTGTGGTCCAGGGTCTACATTCCCTGTCTCCCCAATCTCAAAATCCTGGATCTGGATCTCCAAACACCAACTCTGCATCTAAGTCTGGCCATGCACCCAGGCTGCCATGATTTTAGTCCAGATGGGGactctttcctctgtgctttttccatcatgttatttttattccGGGAAACGGACAGATCCCCAAGCCATTGTCTTCTTAGACATAATCtagtctctttccctttctttcttcagctCATTTTCTTAAATCCTACTTCCTCAGAACAGAAAACTTCTCATTATTGTGCCAAGTAACACCAGTGCCTCATAATTCCCAGAGGGCGCCCTGCTTTCCCGTCATTCCCACAGAGAGCACTCTGCTGGAGTCTTGGTTCCCATCCGGGATAAGCTCAGCTCTAAACCGTATCAAGCAACCAAGGGCGAGCAAGAGAACCAAGAACTCTTATCCTTGGGGAAGAAGGCGCAGAAACAGCACCTTTCCACTCTGGTCTCAAGGAAGATTCTTCCCCACATTCCAGCCCCACATCAGTgtggctgccctgggctctgtgaTGACACAGGGTAAGCCTTTAATTAGGACATTAGCATAGGGTTTGAAGATGCTGTAGCTTGCCGAGCCTCTCACCCAGCACAGCCATCCCATTCCAGCTGTGCACAAGCCCCTGTCCACCCCTGCCAGCTGCAGCACACTGACCCAGGGCAGTGGACCACAGATCCATGTCACTCGTGTCACAGAGTAGACCCAAAGCAGGAATCTCCAGGCGCGAGCAGCTCAAGCAGACGACGTGGTGCTTAGAGGCTAAGGTGAGTGGGTTGGGTTTGGACATGGGTCAGGCTCTCACGCAGCACAGACACAGGAACTGATCAGTCCTGAGTGTAGATTTTAGCCCTACTGTTAAGGCTTGCCAGTGGGATGGGTACAACGCTGCTGGAGGGAGAGCctctcttctttaattttttaagtgaagtatagttgaaacCCCTCTTCTCTGAATCAAAATGCCACTGCTGGTGGCCAGGACACAGCCTCAGATGCAGCTTTTATGGGGCCAGAGAGGCCAGAGTATATCTACATACAGCCTGGCTCCTTCCACTTCTGATCACGTATATTGATTTGCTTCCTTCTTGTCCTCTCCCTAAATGTCTGCTGCTGTGTTGTCTTTCCTAATCTGCTGGGTTTTCCTCTCTCTATCAATGGCTTTCCATGTTTTTCTTCTATGACTCCTTAACTCTGTTTCTCTATgattctcatctctctctctctctcttgtttatCACTCATCACCTGCtcgcctttctctctctgtgttctctttttctgtctctatccTTGTTTCACGGTCAAtggttctctctgtctctgtctctatttctgtctctccatctctgtctcttgcTTCCTTCCCACGCAGGGTCCCAGCCCCTGGATCATGGCAAATCTGAGCCACCCCTCCGAGTTTGTCCTCTTGGGCTTCTCCTCCTTCGGGGAGCTGCAGGTTCTGCTCTACGGGCCCTTCCTGGTGCTCTATCTTCTCGCCTTCATGGGAAACACTGTCATCATAGTCATGGTCATTGCTGACAGCCACCTCCACActcccatgtacttcttcctgggCAATTTTTCCCTGCTGGAGATCTTGGTGACCATGACTGCCGTACCCAGGATGCTGTCCGACCTGCTGGCTCCCCACAAGGTCATCTCCTTCACCGGCTGCATGGTCCAGTTCTACTTCTACTTctccctgggctccacctcctTCCTTGTCCTGTCCGACATGGCCCTTGACCGCTTTGTGGCTATCTGCCACCCACTGCGCTACGGCACTTTGATGAGCGGGGCTGTGTGTGCCCGGCTggtgggggctgcctgggcaGCTCCTTTCCTGGCCATGGTACCCACTGTCCTCTCCCGAGCTCATCTCAATTACTGCCATGGCAACATCATTGACCACTTCTTCTGTGACAACGCCCCTCTGCTGCAGCTGTCCTGCTCCGACACCAGCCTGCTGGAATTCTGGGACTTTGTGATGGCCTTGGCCTTTGTCCTCAGCTCCTTCCTGGTGACCCTGGTCTCCTACGGCTACATCGCGAGCACCGTGCTGCAGATCCCCTCTGCCAGCGGACGCCAGAAGGCTTTCTCCACGTGTGGGTCTCACCTCGCCCTGGTCTTCATCGGCTACAGTAGCACCATCTTCCTGTATGTCAGGCCTGGCAAAGCACACTCTGTGGAAGTCAACAAGACGGTTGCCTTGGTAACATCCATCCTCACCCCCTTCCTCAATCCCTTTATCCTCACCCTCCGCAACGAGACCATCAAGGCAGTGTTACAAGAACAGATGCAGAAGCTGAAACGTCCCCACAGGGCACTGTGACGAGCCTGAGGGATCTGCCAGGCTCAGCCAAGTAGTTCTGTGAGGAAGCGGGGTACCTGGGCTGGGTGGGACAGCCACTGTcgagtttctttcagtttttccttctgtgcctACGAGTGGTAACCACAGTGAGTCCTCGGTGGCCCCCTGTCTCCCTCAACGCTCTCACAGGCCATGTGGAACTGCTCCCCTCACCCACTGGCAGCGACAAGAACTCAGAAAGTAGCCCAGAGCCTGGGAGCCAGGGGTGTGGCTTTTCATAAAGGGAAGTGCATGGGCTTCCCCTTCAAGAAGAGCAGCCTGGATGTTTTCTCTGATAAAAAGTTGTTATCTAGCgcccagtgtgtgtgtgcgtgtgcccCACTGCTGTGTGTACCATGAGTGGTTCGTCTACATGAAATTAAACTAAGAAATACTACTTACTGAAGTAATTGTCTTTCAATGTGTACAGGGTCCATGATATaatcattcatctttttattcattcattccaccaaTGCTGAGTAGACAACGTGTGTCAGGCACTAAAACTGTGTCAGATGCAGGGTAAAAGGTGAACAAGACATCGACAGTCCTCACCACTCTTGGCTCCGTGAAGGGGAAGGATGTTGAAGAGCTGCTTACAACGCAGCAGGTGGAGAGCAGTGATGGGTTCACGGAAGGTGTTATGGGCGCAGATAAGAGGAGCATCGAGACCAGACTGTGGGCCAGGGGACAGCCCCCTGATAAGGTGACACCTTAGTAACACATTAAACGTAAGACGTACGTGGTGAGAACGCAATTCATCAGCTACCCTTGTACagagaaagtaaatttaaataaaacaagagaaatcttCATCAGTATCAGAAATAAGAACAAATCTTTCAGGAATGATGTGGG
The Camelus ferus isolate YT-003-E chromosome 7, BCGSAC_Cfer_1.0, whole genome shotgun sequence genome window above contains:
- the LOC102518127 gene encoding olfactory receptor 6V1 isoform X1, which produces MSLVSQSRPKAGISRREQLKQTTWCLEAKGPSPWIMANLSHPSEFVLLGFSSFGELQVLLYGPFLVLYLLAFMGNTVIIVMVIADSHLHTPMYFFLGNFSLLEILVTMTAVPRMLSDLLAPHKVISFTGCMVQFYFYFSLGSTSFLVLSDMALDRFVAICHPLRYGTLMSGAVCARLVGAAWAAPFLAMVPTVLSRAHLNYCHGNIIDHFFCDNAPLLQLSCSDTSLLEFWDFVMALAFVLSSFLVTLVSYGYIASTVLQIPSASGRQKAFSTCGSHLALVFIGYSSTIFLYVRPGKAHSVEVNKTVALVTSILTPFLNPFILTLRNETIKAVLQEQMQKLKRPHRAL
- the LOC102518127 gene encoding olfactory receptor 6V1 isoform X2, whose product is MANLSHPSEFVLLGFSSFGELQVLLYGPFLVLYLLAFMGNTVIIVMVIADSHLHTPMYFFLGNFSLLEILVTMTAVPRMLSDLLAPHKVISFTGCMVQFYFYFSLGSTSFLVLSDMALDRFVAICHPLRYGTLMSGAVCARLVGAAWAAPFLAMVPTVLSRAHLNYCHGNIIDHFFCDNAPLLQLSCSDTSLLEFWDFVMALAFVLSSFLVTLVSYGYIASTVLQIPSASGRQKAFSTCGSHLALVFIGYSSTIFLYVRPGKAHSVEVNKTVALVTSILTPFLNPFILTLRNETIKAVLQEQMQKLKRPHRAL